The genomic segment CACACAGGATAGCAATCAGTAACCAGAGAATATTAGAAATCACAAACAATACCGTAACATTCAGATACAAAGATTATGCGGATAATGACAAACTTAAAACAATGACTCTCGCCGGAGTAGAATTTATTCGCAGGTTTCTTATGCATATCCTACCATTAGGATTTGTTAAAATCAGACATTATGGAATCATCGCAAACCGATCTCGCAAAGACTCTCTCGAATTATGTAAGTCACTTCTTAAAAAACTAAATCGTTCTTTAAATCAGAAGTCTACACCGGAAGAATGGAAAGATATTCTTGCGTCCATGATCAAAAAGATTCTCCTATGTAGCGTATGTAAAATTGGCTCTTTCGTATCCATTAGCCTCATCCAAAAACAAGTCCGACCTCCCTAGTCACTTTGAATCCCCATAGTCCCGCATAAAGTCTCATTACAACGCGGTTTCGTCCAACTCATTTCTAACCGCAATAGACTTTTTGAGATTTTTTCTTCGGATTTATTCCGGTTAATACTTCTTAGCCGCTTTCCCTAATTCGGCTCTCGTAAGTCTATTGCGTTTAGAAACTGAATGTGTTAGGCGGTGTTTGCTGGCGTGTGTATTACAATAAAGTATTTCTATTTCTTTCAATGATACTTAGATTGGATTTATAACTTTTCAATTTCTTCGATATTCAAACCAGTTGAACTAGATATAGTTTTATTATCAACTCCGGCTTGCTTAAATTTTTTGCTATTTCTAAAGTTTTTCTTTTTTCTGCTCTTTCCTCAGCTCTTTTCTCGGCTAATTCTACTTTTCCTTTTTCATCTTGCTCTCTCATTAAAAAGTAATCGTAATTATCCAGTTCTTCTTTAGTCCAATTATGTTTGTCTGACTCGGAATATGCTTCCTTCAATCCTTCATCGTCAACATTTGACGGAATTACGTTTAAGTTCTCTGCATTCTTAATAAAATAAATCCATTTATCAGTTAGGGTTTTACAGTCGTTTAACTCTTTTTTGAATTTGGGTAACTCAATAAAATTAAAGCTAATATCTTTTAATTCATTCTTCCCTGTTTCCACATTTTGTATTAAGTGACGGGTCAAATAGTTATTACCCTCAAAATAATCAAATTCTAAAATTCCAACAAGCACTACTGGTGTAAGTTTATAGTATTCATCTCCCTTTTCTATTTGGGAAGAGTATTCTTTTGAAACATAATATTGAACTCTTTTATCAAAGCCAATAACTTCACTCAATTGCATTTCGACAAGGAAAGTATTTCCCATTTG from the Leptospiraceae bacterium genome contains:
- a CDS encoding Rpn family recombination-promoting nuclease/putative transposase encodes the protein MKFADPKNDVAFRKIFGNEGKKVILISFLNSVLNLEGDKKIIHLDFLTTFQLPRITGLKTSIIDVKVKDQMGNTFLVEMQLSEVIGFDKRVQYYVSKEYSSQIEKGDEYYKLTPVVLVGILEFDYFEGNNYLTRHLIQNVETGKNELKDISFNFIELPKFKKELNDCKTLTDKWIYFIKNAENLNVIPSNVDDEGLKEAYSESDKHNWTKEELDNYDYFLMREQDEKGKVELAEKRAEERAEKRKTLEIAKNLSKPELIIKLYLVQLV